A genomic region of Streptomyces rimosus contains the following coding sequences:
- a CDS encoding RNA polymerase subunit sigma-70, with amino-acid sequence MGTRGRGSAGPGGVDARAEAAVRDGDEEAFARLAERYRHELRVHCYRMLGSFTDAEDLVQETLLRAWRKRRSFEGRATFRAWLYRIATNACLDALAGPARSREIAVAVDSTGAAKRSAPAEVTWLQPYPDALLDLAAPADGGPQAAAIARETIELAFLAAIQHLPPRQRAVLILRDVVGLPAAETAGMLDLSTAAVKSALQRARATLREQLPERRADWGRGATGPSESERALLQRFVAASQAADIPALAALLREDVRQTMPPAHLVFDGRTAVIAMWRAALEGDQAWGDWHSVPVAVNRQPAVANYVRLSGAPAYTAVNIDVLRVEDGRIAEITTFAPDLLPALGLPDSVAPDDVHG; translated from the coding sequence GTGGGAACGAGGGGGCGTGGGAGCGCTGGGCCGGGCGGGGTGGACGCGCGGGCGGAGGCCGCGGTCCGGGACGGGGACGAGGAGGCGTTCGCGCGGCTCGCCGAGCGCTACCGGCATGAACTGCGGGTGCACTGCTACCGCATGCTCGGCTCCTTCACCGACGCCGAGGACCTGGTGCAGGAGACGCTGCTGCGGGCCTGGCGCAAGCGGCGGAGCTTCGAGGGGAGGGCGACGTTCCGGGCGTGGCTGTACCGGATCGCCACCAACGCCTGCCTGGACGCGCTGGCCGGTCCCGCCCGCTCGCGGGAGATCGCGGTGGCGGTCGACAGTACGGGCGCGGCGAAGCGCTCCGCACCGGCCGAGGTCACCTGGCTCCAGCCGTATCCGGACGCCCTGCTGGACCTGGCCGCACCGGCCGACGGCGGTCCGCAAGCCGCGGCGATCGCGAGGGAGACCATCGAGCTGGCCTTCCTGGCGGCGATCCAGCATCTGCCGCCCCGGCAGCGGGCGGTGCTGATCCTGCGCGATGTCGTGGGCCTGCCCGCCGCGGAGACGGCCGGGATGCTCGATCTGAGCACCGCCGCGGTCAAGAGCGCGCTGCAACGCGCCCGCGCCACGCTGCGGGAGCAGTTGCCCGAGCGGCGCGCCGACTGGGGCCGGGGAGCCACCGGCCCCAGCGAGTCCGAACGCGCGCTCCTCCAGCGGTTCGTCGCAGCCTCCCAGGCCGCCGACATCCCCGCACTGGCCGCCCTGTTGCGCGAGGACGTCCGGCAGACCATGCCGCCCGCCCACCTCGTGTTCGACGGGCGTACGGCCGTCATCGCCATGTGGCGCGCGGCCCTGGAGGGCGACCAGGCGTGGGGCGACTGGCACTCCGTACCGGTCGCGGTGAACCGGCAGCCGGCCGTGGCGAACTACGTGCGGCTGTCCGGGGCGCCCGCGTACACCGCGGTCAACATCGACGTGCTGCGCGTCGAGGACGGCCGGATCGCGGAGATCACCACCTTCGCGCCGGACCTGCTGCCCGCCCTCGGGCTCCCGGACAGCGTGGCGCCCGACGACGTCCACGGATGA
- a CDS encoding adenosine deaminase family protein produces MITNTRPRRRHRRSAPLAAGTGLLAVLSLLPSPALAAPPGPGTATADTSAPERTAAASTGTERRVDAYLTAIRNRPAALRSFFRDLPKGGDLHNHLSGAASTELLIKLAGDDGLCIETKTMTARTGPCGPGTRPAAQARTDRAFHRQILRAWSMQDFSSASGESGHDHFFATFGKFGEVTWRHNGTLLADVANTAARQNQFYLETMLTPASSGAKKLADQVGYQAELSRMHHALVAGGKLDKLVREAGREADKGNAEFRKAAGCGTHKPGPGCRMTIRYISQVSRGSTPARVFTQMALAMRLAERDHRYVAVNLVQPEDEANALRNYRLHMRMLDYLHRVYPRAHITLHAGELVPGLVKPEDLRFHINEAVRTGHAERIGHGVDVAHEDNAAGLLRTMAKRDIAVEVPFTSNRQILGVTGADHPFPLYRRFGVPVVLATDDPGVSRSDISTDYRYAATTYGLRYRELKDLARASLEHSFLPGRGLWADGGNGARHYELSNACRTERPGVRPPHTACKRFLAKDLKAALEWKQEEAFARFEHRILKARH; encoded by the coding sequence GTGATCACCAACACTCGCCCTCGCCGACGGCATCGCCGGTCCGCCCCGCTCGCGGCGGGTACGGGCCTGCTGGCCGTACTGTCACTGCTGCCGTCCCCCGCGCTCGCCGCCCCGCCCGGTCCGGGTACGGCCACCGCGGACACGTCCGCCCCGGAGCGTACGGCCGCCGCCTCCACCGGCACCGAACGCCGGGTCGACGCCTACCTCACCGCGATCAGGAACCGGCCCGCCGCGCTGCGCTCCTTCTTCCGTGACCTGCCCAAGGGCGGCGACCTCCACAACCACCTCTCCGGCGCGGCCTCGACCGAGCTGCTGATCAAGCTGGCCGGCGACGACGGGCTGTGCATCGAGACGAAGACGATGACGGCCAGGACCGGCCCGTGCGGGCCCGGCACCCGCCCGGCCGCGCAGGCGCGCACCGACCGCGCCTTCCACCGGCAGATCCTGCGCGCGTGGTCGATGCAGGACTTCTCGTCCGCTTCCGGCGAGTCCGGGCACGACCACTTCTTCGCCACTTTCGGGAAGTTCGGGGAGGTCACCTGGCGCCACAACGGCACGCTGCTGGCCGATGTGGCCAACACGGCGGCCCGGCAGAACCAGTTCTACCTGGAGACGATGCTCACCCCCGCGTCGTCCGGCGCCAAGAAGCTCGCCGACCAGGTCGGCTACCAGGCGGAACTGAGCCGGATGCACCACGCGCTGGTGGCCGGCGGAAAGCTGGACAAGCTCGTACGCGAGGCGGGGCGCGAGGCCGACAAGGGCAACGCGGAGTTCCGCAAGGCGGCGGGCTGCGGCACCCACAAGCCGGGCCCCGGCTGCCGGATGACCATCCGGTACATCTCCCAGGTGTCGCGCGGCAGCACGCCCGCACGCGTCTTCACGCAGATGGCCCTCGCCATGCGCCTCGCCGAACGCGACCACCGGTACGTGGCGGTCAACCTCGTACAGCCGGAGGACGAGGCGAACGCGCTGCGCAACTACCGGCTCCACATGCGGATGCTGGATTACCTGCACCGCGTCTACCCGCGCGCCCACATCACCCTGCACGCCGGGGAACTCGTCCCCGGCCTGGTCAAGCCCGAGGACCTGCGCTTCCACATCAACGAGGCGGTGCGCACCGGGCACGCGGAGCGCATCGGGCACGGGGTGGACGTGGCCCACGAGGACAACGCGGCCGGACTGCTGCGCACCATGGCCAAGCGCGACATCGCCGTGGAGGTGCCGTTCACGAGCAACCGGCAGATCCTCGGCGTCACCGGCGCCGACCACCCGTTCCCGCTCTACCGGCGCTTCGGGGTGCCGGTCGTGCTCGCCACCGACGACCCGGGCGTCTCGCGCAGCGACATCAGCACCGACTACCGCTATGCGGCCACCACGTACGGCCTGCGGTACCGCGAGCTGAAGGACCTGGCCCGCGCCTCGCTGGAGCACTCCTTCCTGCCGGGCCGCGGCCTGTGGGCCGACGGGGGCAACGGGGCGCGCCACTACGAGCTTTCGAACGCGTGCCGTACGGAACGCCCCGGCGTGCGCCCGCCGCACACGGCCTGCAAACGGTTCCTCGCCAAGGACCTCAAGGCCGCCCTCGAATGGAAGCAGGAGGAAGCTTTCGCCCGCTTCGAGCACCGCATCCTGAAGGCGCGGCACTGA
- a CDS encoding chorismate mutase, whose product MARTIRTSLRRLLTTGAAVTALLTAAPTAGAAPAAPRETHALRPLADLSAQRLATADLVAAAKWGTGSPVDDPVRERQVLEAVARQAAELGTDPRRTARIFRDQIEANKTVQRALHRRWTADPAQAPTRRPDLGEVRKEINRVNDALVRAIAASGAARTSPRCLRSLVHDTADVRHERGLDTLHTVALARSVRSVCGADEARPAS is encoded by the coding sequence GTGGCACGCACCATACGTACCTCTCTGCGCCGGCTGCTCACCACGGGCGCCGCCGTCACCGCTCTTCTCACCGCCGCCCCGACGGCCGGCGCGGCCCCGGCGGCACCCCGCGAGACGCACGCCCTGCGCCCCCTCGCCGACCTGTCCGCCCAACGCCTCGCCACCGCCGACCTGGTGGCCGCGGCGAAGTGGGGGACCGGCAGCCCGGTCGACGATCCGGTGCGCGAGCGGCAGGTGCTGGAGGCCGTGGCGCGGCAGGCCGCGGAGCTGGGCACCGATCCGCGGCGGACCGCGCGGATCTTCCGGGACCAGATCGAGGCGAACAAGACCGTGCAGCGCGCGCTGCACCGCCGCTGGACCGCCGACCCGGCGCAGGCACCCACCCGGCGCCCGGATCTCGGTGAGGTGCGCAAGGAGATCAACCGCGTCAACGACGCTCTGGTACGGGCGATCGCCGCCTCCGGCGCGGCCCGTACATCGCCGCGCTGCCTCCGTTCCCTGGTGCACGACACCGCTGACGTACGTCACGAGCGGGGCCTCGACACCCTGCACACGGTGGCGCTGGCCCGTTCCGTACGGTCGGTGTGCGGGGCGGACGAGGCGCGTCCGGCATCATGA
- a CDS encoding cytochrome P450 family protein — MDIDGAEPGGGPSGEYGSCVRLDPEARDPRSRPDPLCAAGPVVPVLLPGGVTAWLVTRHQAGKAVLADGRFVKDIGAWRAWRGGEVPRSWPLAPLLTVANMTTATAGDHTRLRAPLARAFTARRVAGLRPRVEELAGELLDGLAAEGPAGPVELRARFAHPLPIRVICELFGVSDDRRPRLQSLCQALFAAPAGPADALATHRELRAALADLLRAKREDPGDDLTSALVAPGHGLSGSELVDTLLLMIVAGHETTVNLLVNAVYALLTHPGQLTLVRGGQVPWSAVVEETLRWDPPVANFPFRYALCDVDLAGRTIRAGDPVMLSYAAFGRDPRQHGPGADRFDVTRPPTRHLAFGHGIHHCLGAPLARLEAAVALPALFDRFPGLALDDPGQRPLRRPSMVFNGLRELPVVLGPPGGS, encoded by the coding sequence ATGGACATCGATGGCGCGGAGCCCGGCGGCGGCCCTTCCGGTGAGTACGGCTCGTGTGTGCGCCTCGACCCGGAAGCGCGCGATCCCCGCTCCCGCCCGGACCCGCTGTGCGCCGCGGGCCCTGTGGTGCCCGTCCTGCTGCCGGGTGGGGTGACGGCCTGGCTGGTGACCCGGCATCAGGCCGGGAAGGCGGTGCTGGCGGACGGCCGCTTCGTCAAGGACATCGGGGCCTGGCGCGCCTGGCGCGGCGGCGAGGTCCCGCGCTCCTGGCCGCTGGCGCCGCTGCTGACCGTCGCGAACATGACCACCGCGACGGCGGGCGACCACACCCGGCTGCGCGCGCCGCTGGCCCGCGCGTTCACCGCGCGCCGCGTGGCGGGGCTGCGGCCGCGCGTCGAGGAGCTGGCCGGGGAGCTGCTGGACGGCCTCGCCGCCGAGGGGCCGGCGGGCCCCGTCGAGCTGCGGGCCCGCTTCGCCCACCCGCTGCCGATACGGGTCATCTGCGAGCTGTTCGGCGTGTCCGACGACCGCCGTCCCCGGCTGCAGTCGCTGTGCCAGGCCCTGTTCGCCGCCCCGGCGGGCCCGGCCGATGCCCTGGCCACCCACCGCGAGCTGCGGGCCGCGCTCGCCGATCTGCTCCGCGCCAAGCGCGAGGACCCCGGGGACGACCTGACGAGCGCGCTGGTGGCCCCCGGCCACGGCCTCAGCGGGAGCGAACTCGTCGACACGCTGTTGCTGATGATTGTCGCGGGCCATGAGACCACGGTGAACCTGCTGGTCAACGCGGTGTACGCGCTGCTGACCCACCCCGGTCAGCTCACTCTCGTACGCGGCGGGCAGGTGCCCTGGAGCGCGGTGGTCGAGGAGACGCTGCGCTGGGACCCGCCGGTCGCCAACTTCCCGTTCCGCTACGCGCTGTGCGACGTGGACCTGGCCGGCCGGACCATTCGCGCGGGCGATCCGGTGATGCTGTCGTACGCCGCCTTCGGCCGCGACCCGCGGCAGCACGGGCCCGGGGCCGACCGCTTCGACGTCACCCGGCCGCCCACCCGCCATCTGGCCTTCGGGCACGGCATCCACCACTGCCTCGGTGCGCCGCTCGCCCGCCTGGAGGCGGCGGTCGCCCTCCCCGCGCTGTTCGACCGCTTCCCCGGCCTCGCCCTGGACGACCCCGGGCAGCGTCCGCTCCGCCGCCCGTCCATGGTCTTCAACGGCCTGCGGGAGCTGCCGGTCGTCCTCGGCCCGCCCGGCGGTTCATGA
- a CDS encoding acyl-CoA synthetase, with protein MEYNLADLFESVVDTVPGREALVHLDHPGTGAERRLTYAELDRAANRLAHHLRDHGVTPGSHVGLHLYNGVEYLQALYACLKIRAVPVNVNYRYVEDELAYLYRDADLVALVFDAEFTGRIAAVLPRTERLRHLVRVGTPPPGAPEPAVAPVPFEQAEASGSPDRDFAPRSGGDRLVIYTGGTTGMPKGVMWRHEDIFFSGMGGGAPTGEPVRRPEELAERVAAGGEGLVFFPTPPLMHGTSTLTAFIAFHFGQKVVLHRKYVPEEVLRTIEREKVTSVSLVGDAMLRPLADALAGPLKGTDCSSLFSVSSSGAILSETVRAQFSALVPGALLLNNFGSSESGFNGTATEDSGPDKGFRLRVNAHTAVVDPASPVHAPVAAGEVGRLALRGHVPLGYYNDPRKTAETFFEADGERWVLLGDMATVDEAGIVTVLGRGSQCINSGGEKVYPEEVEQALKAHPDVYDALVAGVPDARWGSRVAAVVQLREGAGPLGLEAVQEHCRARLAGYKVPRSVVFTERIRRSPSGKADYRWAKAVASGTGTP; from the coding sequence GTGGAATACAACCTCGCCGATCTGTTCGAGTCGGTCGTCGACACGGTTCCCGGCCGGGAGGCGCTGGTCCACCTGGATCATCCGGGTACGGGCGCGGAGCGGCGCCTGACGTACGCGGAGCTGGACCGCGCGGCCAACCGGCTCGCCCACCACCTGCGCGATCACGGGGTCACCCCGGGCTCGCACGTCGGCCTGCACCTCTACAACGGCGTCGAATACCTCCAGGCCCTCTACGCCTGCCTGAAGATCCGCGCCGTCCCCGTGAACGTCAACTACCGCTACGTAGAAGACGAGTTGGCCTACCTCTACCGGGACGCCGATCTGGTCGCGCTGGTCTTCGACGCGGAGTTCACCGGCCGGATCGCCGCCGTCCTGCCGCGTACGGAGCGGCTGCGCCATCTCGTACGGGTGGGCACCCCGCCGCCGGGCGCGCCGGAACCCGCCGTCGCGCCGGTGCCGTTCGAGCAGGCCGAGGCGTCCGGTTCGCCCGACCGGGACTTCGCGCCGCGCTCCGGCGGCGACCGGCTCGTCATCTACACCGGCGGCACCACCGGCATGCCGAAAGGCGTGATGTGGCGGCACGAGGACATCTTCTTCTCCGGCATGGGCGGCGGCGCGCCCACCGGCGAGCCGGTACGGCGCCCGGAGGAACTGGCCGAACGCGTCGCCGCGGGCGGCGAGGGCCTGGTCTTCTTCCCCACTCCCCCGCTGATGCACGGGACCTCCACCCTCACCGCGTTCATCGCCTTCCACTTCGGCCAGAAGGTCGTCCTGCACCGCAAGTACGTGCCGGAGGAGGTGCTGCGCACCATCGAGCGCGAGAAGGTGACCAGCGTCTCGCTGGTCGGCGACGCGATGCTGCGCCCCCTCGCGGACGCGCTGGCGGGCCCGCTGAAGGGCACCGACTGCTCCTCGCTGTTCAGCGTCAGCAGCTCCGGGGCGATCCTGTCGGAAACCGTACGGGCCCAGTTCAGCGCGCTGGTGCCGGGCGCCCTGCTGCTCAACAACTTCGGCTCGTCGGAGTCGGGCTTCAACGGCACCGCCACCGAGGACTCGGGGCCGGACAAGGGGTTCCGGTTACGCGTCAACGCGCACACGGCGGTGGTCGACCCGGCGTCCCCCGTGCACGCCCCGGTGGCGGCCGGCGAGGTCGGGCGGCTCGCGCTGCGCGGGCATGTACCGCTCGGCTACTACAACGACCCGCGCAAGACCGCCGAGACGTTCTTCGAGGCGGACGGCGAGCGGTGGGTGCTGCTCGGTGACATGGCCACCGTCGACGAGGCGGGTATCGTCACCGTCCTCGGGCGCGGCTCGCAGTGCATCAACTCCGGCGGCGAGAAGGTCTATCCGGAGGAGGTCGAGCAGGCGCTGAAGGCGCATCCTGATGTCTACGACGCGCTGGTGGCCGGGGTGCCGGACGCGCGCTGGGGCAGCCGGGTCGCCGCCGTCGTACAGCTGCGGGAGGGTGCCGGGCCGCTGGGCCTTGAGGCGGTGCAGGAGCACTGCCGGGCGCGGCTGGCCGGCTACAAGGTCCCCCGGTCCGTCGTCTTCACCGAGCGCATCCGGCGCTCCCCGAGCGGCAAGGCGGACTACCGGTGGGCGAAGGCGGTGGCGTCCGGCACGGGCACCCCGTAA
- a CDS encoding crotonase/enoyl-CoA hydratase family protein has product MGGTEHLTVTRDGATLVLTLNRPEAKNALSLPMLVGLYDGWTEADEDDGVRSIVLTGAGGAFCSGMDLKALAGRGMDGEPYRERLAADPDLHWKAMLRHHRPRKPVIAAVEGACVAGGTEILQGTDIRVAGQSATFGLFEVRRGLFPIGGSTVRLPRQIPRTHALEMLLTGRPYTAEEAACIGLIGHVVPDGDALGTALEIAERINACGPLAVEAVKASVYETAGMTEEDGLKAELERGWPIFGTADAKEGSRAFAEKRPPVFRRA; this is encoded by the coding sequence ATGGGCGGGACCGAACATCTGACGGTGACACGCGACGGCGCGACCCTGGTGCTCACCCTCAACCGGCCGGAGGCGAAGAACGCGCTGTCGCTGCCGATGCTGGTGGGCCTGTACGACGGCTGGACCGAGGCCGACGAGGACGACGGCGTGCGCTCCATCGTGCTCACCGGCGCGGGCGGCGCCTTCTGCTCCGGCATGGACCTCAAGGCGCTGGCCGGCCGCGGCATGGACGGCGAACCGTACCGCGAGCGCCTGGCGGCCGACCCGGACCTCCACTGGAAGGCCATGCTGCGCCACCACCGCCCGCGCAAGCCCGTGATCGCCGCCGTCGAGGGCGCCTGCGTCGCCGGCGGTACGGAGATCCTCCAGGGCACCGACATCCGGGTGGCCGGGCAGAGCGCCACGTTCGGGCTGTTCGAGGTGCGGCGCGGACTGTTCCCCATCGGCGGCTCGACGGTCCGCCTCCCGCGCCAGATCCCGCGCACCCACGCCCTGGAGATGCTGCTCACCGGGCGCCCGTACACCGCCGAGGAGGCCGCCTGTATCGGCCTGATCGGCCATGTCGTACCGGACGGTGACGCGCTCGGCACGGCGCTGGAGATCGCCGAACGGATCAACGCGTGCGGCCCGCTTGCCGTCGAGGCGGTCAAGGCGTCCGTCTACGAGACCGCCGGGATGACCGAGGAGGACGGGCTGAAGGCCGAACTGGAACGCGGCTGGCCCATCTTCGGCACCGCCGACGCCAAGGAGGGCTCCCGGGCCTTCGCCGAGAAGCGCCCGCCGGTCTTCCGGCGCGCCTGA
- a CDS encoding OB-fold nucleic acid binding domain-containing protein has protein sequence MPPISGTPEALSAPLVVEFPFTRSLGPVQSAFLTGLRERTVLGVRTADGRVLVPPVEYDPATAEEIRDLVEVGTTGTVTTWAWNPAPRRGQPLDTPFAWILVRLDGADTALLHALDAAGPDAVHTGMRVRVRWAGERTGAITDIACFEPYEGGADGEAVPRSGESTESAPRRRASAEPVPHRSESAEPAPESGGSVEPVPHSGEFADPVTGITAPARLDYTYTPGRAQSRYLAALAERRTVGERCPSCRKVYVPPRGACPTCGVATRDQVEVGPRGTVTTFCIVNIKAKNLDIEVPYVYAHIALDGADLALHARIGGIPYDRVRMGLRVEPVWRDGSRYPDHYRPTGEPDADYDSYKELI, from the coding sequence ATGCCACCGATCTCCGGTACTCCAGAGGCGCTGTCGGCCCCGCTCGTCGTGGAGTTCCCCTTCACCCGGTCGCTCGGGCCCGTACAGAGCGCCTTCCTCACCGGGCTGCGCGAGCGGACCGTCCTCGGGGTGCGGACCGCGGACGGGCGGGTACTGGTGCCGCCCGTCGAGTACGACCCGGCCACCGCCGAGGAGATACGCGACCTCGTCGAGGTCGGCACCACCGGCACCGTCACCACCTGGGCCTGGAACCCGGCCCCGCGCCGCGGCCAGCCGCTGGACACACCGTTCGCCTGGATACTGGTGCGCCTCGACGGCGCGGACACGGCGCTGCTGCACGCCCTGGACGCGGCCGGTCCGGACGCGGTGCACACCGGGATGCGGGTGCGCGTGCGGTGGGCGGGGGAGCGCACGGGGGCGATCACGGACATCGCGTGCTTCGAGCCGTACGAGGGCGGTGCGGATGGGGAGGCCGTGCCGCGCAGCGGCGAGTCCACGGAATCGGCCCCGCGCAGGAGGGCGTCCGCGGAACCGGTCCCGCACAGGAGCGAGTCCGCGGAACCGGCCCCGGAAAGCGGCGGGTCTGTGGAACCGGTCCCGCACAGCGGCGAGTTCGCCGACCCCGTCACCGGTATCACCGCCCCTGCCCGCCTCGACTACACCTACACGCCCGGCCGCGCCCAGTCCCGCTATCTCGCCGCCCTCGCCGAGCGCCGGACGGTCGGCGAGCGCTGCCCGTCCTGCCGCAAGGTGTACGTACCGCCCCGCGGCGCCTGCCCCACCTGCGGCGTCGCCACCCGCGACCAGGTGGAGGTCGGCCCCAGGGGGACGGTCACCACCTTCTGCATCGTCAACATCAAGGCGAAGAACCTCGACATCGAGGTGCCGTACGTGTACGCGCACATCGCCCTGGACGGCGCGGACCTGGCCCTGCACGCGCGCATCGGCGGCATCCCGTACGACCGGGTACGGATGGGCCTGCGCGTCGAGCCGGTATGGCGCGACGGCAGCCGCTACCCGGACCACTACCGGCCCACCGGCGAACCCGACGCCGACTACGACAGCTACAAGGAGCTGATCTGA
- a CDS encoding thiolase domain-containing protein, translated as MSATPDPAGTPPVPAAPPAREVAVVAFAQSRHTRDSAEVSEAELLLPVLQDVLGQAGLRAGEIDFTCSGSSDYLAGRAFSFTMALDSVGAWPPIAESHVEMDGAWALYEAWVKLLTGDADTALVYAYGKSSSGEVRDVLTRQLDPYYVAPLWPDPVALAALQAQALIDAGATDEAALAGVAARSRADAAANPYAQLTGSVPHGPYAVRPLHTGDCPPVTDGAAAVILAAGDTARRLCDRPAWIRGMDHRTEAHGLGVRDLTDSPSARLAAERAGVFERPVDTAELHAPFTSQEVILRRALRLDDGVRINPSGGALAANPMMATGLLRIGEAAQRIRRGDSRRALAHATSGPCLQQNLVAVLEGDPR; from the coding sequence ATGTCCGCGACCCCCGATCCCGCCGGGACGCCGCCGGTCCCGGCCGCACCGCCCGCGCGCGAGGTCGCGGTCGTCGCCTTCGCGCAGAGCCGCCACACCCGCGACTCCGCCGAGGTCTCCGAGGCCGAACTGCTGCTGCCGGTCCTCCAGGACGTACTCGGCCAGGCCGGACTGCGGGCCGGGGAGATCGACTTCACCTGCTCCGGATCGTCGGACTACCTCGCCGGGCGGGCCTTCTCCTTCACCATGGCACTGGACAGCGTCGGCGCCTGGCCGCCCATCGCCGAGTCGCACGTCGAGATGGACGGCGCCTGGGCGCTGTACGAGGCATGGGTCAAGCTGCTGACCGGCGACGCCGATACCGCGCTCGTGTACGCGTACGGCAAGTCCTCGTCCGGCGAGGTGCGCGACGTGCTCACCCGCCAGCTCGACCCGTACTACGTCGCACCCCTGTGGCCCGACCCGGTCGCCCTGGCCGCCCTCCAGGCCCAGGCCCTCATCGACGCGGGCGCCACGGACGAAGCGGCGCTGGCCGGGGTCGCGGCACGCAGCCGCGCCGACGCGGCGGCCAACCCGTACGCCCAGCTCACGGGCTCCGTGCCGCACGGCCCGTACGCCGTCCGGCCACTGCACACCGGCGACTGCCCGCCCGTCACCGACGGTGCCGCCGCCGTGATCCTCGCGGCCGGGGACACCGCGCGGCGGCTGTGCGACCGGCCCGCCTGGATCCGCGGCATGGACCACCGCACCGAAGCCCACGGACTCGGCGTACGGGACCTCACCGACTCACCGTCCGCCCGGCTGGCCGCGGAACGCGCCGGAGTCTTCGAACGGCCCGTGGACACCGCCGAACTGCACGCGCCCTTCACCTCCCAGGAGGTGATCCTCCGCCGGGCGCTGCGGCTGGACGACGGAGTACGGATCAACCCGTCCGGCGGGGCCCTCGCCGCCAACCCCATGATGGCCACCGGACTGCTCCGCATCGGCGAGGCCGCGCAGCGCATCCGGCGCGGCGACTCGCGACGGGCGCTGGCCCACGCCACCTCGGGGCCCTGCCTCCAGCAGAACCTGGTCGCCGTACTGGAAGGGGACCCGCGATGA
- a CDS encoding thiolase domain-containing protein, with amino-acid sequence MSRTGGTPRAATAKEPVAVVGIGQTRHVAARRDVSMAGLVREAAHRALRDAELAWQDIDAVVIGKAPDFFEGVMMPELYLADALGAVGKPLLRVHTAGSVGGSTALVAADLVAARVHRTVLTLAFEKQSESNAMWGLSLPVPFQQPLLAGAGGFFAPHVRAYIRRTGAPATIGSLVAYKDRRNALKNPYAHLHEHDITLEKVQASPMLWDPVRYSETCPSSDGACAMVLTDRAGARRAPRPAAWVHGGAMRSEPTLFAGKDFVSPQAGKDCAAAVYRQAGITDPRREIDAVEMYVPFSWYEPMWLENLGFAAPGEGWKLTESGATELDGDLPVNPSGGVLSANPIGASGMIRFAEAALQVRGEAGERQVPGARRALGHAYGGGSQFFSMWVVGGEPPTG; translated from the coding sequence ATGAGCAGGACCGGAGGAACACCGAGGGCCGCGACCGCCAAAGAACCCGTCGCCGTCGTCGGCATCGGCCAGACCCGGCACGTCGCGGCACGCCGCGACGTCTCCATGGCCGGACTCGTCCGCGAGGCCGCCCACCGGGCTCTGCGAGACGCCGAGTTGGCATGGCAGGACATTGACGCGGTGGTCATCGGCAAGGCCCCCGACTTCTTCGAGGGCGTGATGATGCCCGAGCTGTACCTCGCCGACGCGCTCGGCGCGGTCGGCAAACCGCTCCTGCGGGTGCACACCGCCGGCTCGGTCGGCGGCTCCACCGCCCTGGTCGCGGCCGACCTCGTCGCCGCCCGCGTGCACCGCACCGTACTGACCCTCGCCTTCGAGAAGCAGTCCGAGTCCAACGCGATGTGGGGACTGTCGCTGCCGGTGCCGTTCCAGCAGCCGCTGCTGGCCGGGGCGGGCGGCTTCTTCGCCCCGCACGTACGCGCCTACATACGCCGTACGGGCGCGCCCGCCACGATCGGCTCCCTCGTCGCGTACAAGGACCGCCGCAACGCGCTGAAGAACCCCTACGCCCACCTCCACGAACACGACATCACCCTGGAGAAGGTCCAGGCGTCCCCGATGCTCTGGGACCCCGTCCGCTACTCCGAGACCTGCCCGTCCTCCGACGGCGCCTGCGCCATGGTGCTCACCGACCGCGCGGGCGCGCGGCGGGCGCCCCGCCCCGCCGCATGGGTGCACGGCGGCGCGATGCGCAGCGAACCCACCCTCTTCGCGGGCAAGGACTTCGTCTCCCCGCAGGCGGGCAAGGACTGCGCGGCGGCGGTCTACCGACAGGCCGGGATCACCGATCCGCGCCGGGAGATCGACGCGGTCGAGATGTACGTACCGTTCAGCTGGTACGAGCCGATGTGGCTGGAGAACCTGGGCTTCGCCGCCCCTGGCGAGGGCTGGAAACTCACCGAATCCGGCGCAACAGAACTCGACGGCGACCTCCCCGTCAACCCCTCCGGCGGCGTACTCTCCGCCAACCCCATCGGCGCCTCCGGCATGATCCGCTTCGCGGAGGCGGCACTTCAGGTCCGCGGGGAGGCGGGGGAACGCCAGGTCCCCGGCGCGCGGCGGGCGCTGGGGCACGCGTACGGGGGCGGCTCGCAGTTCTTCTCGATGTGGGTGGTGGGTGGCGAACCGCCTACTGGTTGA